CCCGGCGCGCCGGCGATGATATCGAATTCGCCATCGCCGACACCGGAATCGGCATTGCCCAACCGGACCTGAAGCGGCTTGGCCGTCCCTTCGAGCAGGTCGAGAACCAGTTCACCAAGAGCCATACCGGTAGCGGCCTGGGGCTCGCCATCTCGCGCTCCCTGGTGGAGCTGCATGGCGGCAGGTTGAAGATCGACAGCGTCGAAGGCCGCGGCACCACCGTGACCTTCTGTTTGCCGATGGCGCCGGCCGTGGTGGCGCACGAGGAGGCCGCCTGACCGCTGTCAGCCGCGTTCACGCCACGGCGCCGCGCCCAAAAGGCCTACGACGACCTCGCGCACGCGTGCCTCCGTGTCCTTGAGCTGAGCATCCAAGACGGCGATGTCGGGCACGCCGGCGGTGCGGACGAGCAACGCCTGCAAGCCGCGCGGCGCGGTCGCAAGGTCGAGCTCCCCTTCCAGCGCCAGTTGCACGACCTGGGTCAGATTGTGATAGAGCCCGCAGGCCTCGCCGAGAATGTCGGCGTCGCCGGGCGCAAGCAGATTTGCGGCGGCAAGCTTGCGCAGGGCTTCGGCGGTATTCTGGTCCAGCACCTCCGGATGGTCCGCGGCTGAAGCAAGCTGAAGATATTGGGCGATGAACTCGACATCGACGAGCCCGCCGGGGGTGGTCTTCAGGTTCCAGGGCTCGGCGCTGCCTTTCTCCTCGTCGATCCTCCGGCGCATCTCGACCACCTCTTGTTTCAGCGTCTCGTCGTCGCGCTTCTTGCGCAGCGCCCCGCCGATCACGGCCTCGACCTTGCCCGCCAGGTCCCTGTCGCCGGAGATGACCCGGGCGCGCGTCAGCGCCATATGCTCCCAGGTCCAGGCGCTTTCTTCGTGATAGCTGGTGAAACTCGCAAGGCTCGCCGCCAGCGGGCCGGAATGGCCCGAAGGGCGCAGCCGCATGTCGACCTCGTACAGGGTTCCCTCGCCTGTCGGCGCCGACAGGGCGCTGATCAGTCGTTGCGTCAGGCGAGTATAGTAGGTGAACGGCGCAACCGGACGCGCGCCGTCCGACTGGGTCGTGCCGGGCAGAAAGTCGTAAACGATGATCAGGTCGATATCTGACGCGGCCGTCATTTCCCGGCCGCCGAGCTTGCCGAGCGCCAGCACCACCGATGCGCCGCCGGCGATCTGACCGTGGGCGGCGGAAAGCTCTCCCTGCGCCGCCGCGTGCAGGCGCCTGACGATGAGTTCGGCGAGAGTCGCGTAAGCATCGCCCGCCTGACCCGCCGTCACCATGCCGGAGAGAACGCGCACGCCGATCAGAAACGCCTGCTCCTGGCCGAAGCGGCGCGCCCGGTCGAGCAGGTCCTCGTAGCCGCGCGCCTCGCCGAGCGCCAGGTCGAGATGCTCCTCCAGCGTTTCGCGGCCCGGCAGACCACCGAAGAAATCAGGATCGAGCACAGCGTCGAGCACATGTGCGCGGTGGCTGAGAATTGCCGCAAGCCGCGGCGCGCTGCCCATAATGGTGGCAAGCAGGCTCAGAAGCTCGCGATTGGCGCGCAGCATCGAAAACACCTGGACGCCGGCCGGCAACCCCTTGAGAAACGCGTCGAAGGCAAAGAATGCGGCCTGCGGGTTGGCGGTCTCCGATAGCGCCTTGAGCAGCCCCGGCACCAGCTCGGTCAGCCGCTCGCGCGCCTTTTCGCTGCGCACCGCCGGATAGCGCCCGAAATGCCAGCTGCGCACCGCCCCGGCAACGTCCTGCGGCGCCGCGAAGCCCATGCGCGCCAATGTCTGAAGCGTATCCGGATCGTCTTCGCCGCCGGTGAAGACAAGGCTGCCGACCTCGCCGGCGAGCGCCGGCGCGTCCTCGAAAAGCGCCGCATAGTGCCGCTCGACGCAAGAAAGCTGACGGGTCAGCTCGGCCGAGAACGCCTCGCGGCCGGCAAAGCCGCACAAGAGGGCCACCTCATCGAGGCCGTCCGGGTCTTTCGGCAGCAAGTGGGTCTGCTCGTCGCGACGCATCTGCAGACGATGTTCGAGGCGGCGCAGAAAGCGATAAGCCTGGCTAAGCTCGTCGCGGGCATCTTCCGTGATCCAATCGAAGTCGGCGAGCCGCTTGAGCATGTCGAGCGTCCGCCCGCCGCGCAGGTCCGGCTGCCTTCCGCCGGCGATCAGCTGCTGGGTCTGGACGAAGAACTCGATCTCGCGGATGCCGCCGCGGCCGAGCTTGATATTGTGGCCGGCCACGGCGATGGTCCCGTGCCCCTTGAAGGCATGGATCTGCCGCTTCATGGCGTGCACGTCGGCGATGGCCGCGAAATCGAAATATTTCCGCCAAATGAAGGGCGCAAGCTCGGAAAGCAGCGCCTCTCCGGCGGTCACGTCGCCGGCGACGGGCCGCGCCTTGATCAGCGCCGCCCGCTCCCAGTTCTGCCCCATGCTCTCGTAATATTGCAGCGCAGCGGCGAGCGACACGGCTATGCTGGTCGCGCCCGGATCGGGACGCAGCCGCAGATCCACCCGGAAAACATAGCCATCCTCGGTGCGCTCCTGCAGCAGCTTGACCAGGTCCCGGGTCAGTCTCACGAAGAATCTTGCCGCTTCAAGGCCGGGCTTCAGGGGTGCGGCGTCGCCGTCGTAGAAGACGATGAGATCGATGTCGCTGGAATAGTTGAGCTCGCCGGCGCCGAGCTTGCCCATGGCGAGAACCATGTAGCCCGACCCTTTCGATGGGCGCTGGGGATCGGGCAGTGTCAGCTCGCCGCGGGCGGCGGCGGCGCGGAGGAGAAAGTCCGTTGCCGCCGACACCGCGGTCTCGGCGCCGCGGCTGAGGTTCAGGGTCGCCCGATCGATATTCCACACCCCGCCGATGTCGCTCAAGCCGACGAGCAAGGCCAGCTCCTGACGGAAGCGGCGCAAGTCCGCCATCGCCTCGCCCATGATTGCCGACTTCGCCAGGCGCGTCTCGACATCCGCGCAAAGTGCCGCCAGATGCGCCTCGGGGTCGGTCGTAAAGCAGCGCAAGAGGCGGCGCGGATCGCGCACGGCAAGATCGGTGAGAAACGGGCAATAGGAGAAAATGGCGTCGACGAGCGCCCTGGCGCTGCTGCCCTCGGTAAACAGTTTCTTCAGCGCGGCCGCGAGTTCGGCTTCATTTTCGGCGCTGGCGTTCAGATCCCGCCAGCCGCGGCCCACCGCCTCGCGGTCGCGGACTTGCGGATATTCGGCGATCCGCCCCGCCAGCGCGCCATCGCCACGCGTTGCCTCCATCTCGCCCCCGTCTTATCGGGTCTTCAACCGACTTCGCCGCTCGGCAATGCCATTGTGACGGCCAGGCCCGGCGCATTGTCGTCAAGCTCCAGGGTCCCCTTGTGCAGCCGGGCGACGGCCGCCGCCAGGCTAAGACCGAGACCGCTGCCCGGCCGCGACCGGCTGGTCTCCAGGCGGACGAAGCGCTCCAGCACCCGGCCGCGGTCGCCTTCAGGAATGCCGGGGCCTTGATCAAGCACGGTGATCACGACCTGTCCATCCCGCTTCTCGGCCTTCAGCCATATGTCGCCGACCGGCTTGCCTTTCGCCTTCTTGGGAAGGCCGTAATTGAGCGCATTCTCGACCAGATTGGCAATTGCCTGGGAGACGAGGTCCCGGTCGCCCAGGAACGGCGCCGGCGCCTCCGCCTCGACATGAATGACGGCGCCCTTCTCTTCCGCCGTCGGCTCGAACAGCTCGGAAACGTCGCGGATGACCGCCGCGGCATCGAGCGCCACGAAGGCGGTCGGCGCGGTGCCGGCTTCGGCGCGGGCGATCGACAGAAGCGCATTGAAGGTGCGAATGAGCTGGTCGGATTCCTCGATCGTGCGCTCCAGCGCCACCCGGAAGGCTTCCGGCGAGGATTCCTCGCGCAAGGCTGTCTCGGCGCGGGTTCTCAGCCGCGTCAGCGGCGTCTTGAGGTCGTGGGCAATATTGTCCGACACCTCCTTGAGGCCGCGCATCAGCGCCTCGATGCGGTCGAGCATTTCGTTGAGGCTCCTGGCAAGGCGGTCGAGCTCGTCGCCCGAGCCGCTCTCCGGGATACGCTTGGCAAGGTCGCCGGCCATGATGCGCTGGCTGGTGGCGGCCATGGCGTCGAGGCGCGCCAGCATGCGCCGGCTGGCGAGCAGTCCGCCGCCGATCCCGAGCACCAGCATCAGGCCCAGGCCCCAGAGCAGGGCCGAGGTGATTACGCCCTCGAACCGGCGCCGCTCCTCGATGTCGCGGCCGACGACGAGGTGGAAGCCGTCGGCGAGCTGGAAGGTGCGGGCGAGCGCCAGACGCTGGCTGGCCACGCCGGAATCGAACCGTTCGAACACGAACTCGTGCCAGCCGGGATTGAGTTCGATCCCCTCCGGCGCGCCGTAGAGATTGCCGGCGAGCGGCCGGCCGCGTCCGTCGCTGACCAGGTAGATGCTGTATCCGGGCGCCGCCGAGCGCTGCTCGACGACGGCGATGAGGCGGGGGATGCCGCCGGACTGGTACTGCTCGGCCAGCCCCTTTGCCTCGGCGTCGATGGTGTCCGTGACCTGGCGGGCCAACAGCACATTGGTGTTGTAGTAGATGTAGCCGATGACGAGCGTCGCCGAGAGGGCGAAGACGAAAAGGAACAGCGCCACCAGCCGGAATGCCGAGGTGCGGATGAGCTTAGCGAGGGTCGACACTGACCGTGTACCCGGCCCCGCGCACCGTGTGCAGCAGGGGCTTGTCGAACTTGCGATCGATCTTGGCGCGCAGCCGCGAGATGTGAACGTCGATGACGTTGGTCTGCGGGTCGAAGTGATAGTCCCAGACATTCTCCAACAGCATGGTGCGGGTCACCACCTGGCCCTTGTGGCGCATCAGATATTCGAGCAGGCGGAATTCCCGCGGCTGCAAGGGCACCGCCTCTCCGGCGCGCTTGACCGAATGCGACAGCCGGTCGAGCTCCAAGTCGCCGACCCGCAGAACCGTCTCGGCGGCCTCCGGCGCCCGGCGCCGCGCCAGGACCTCGATGCGGGCAAGTAGCTCGGAAAAAGCATAGGGCTTGGTCAAATAGTCATCGCCGCCGGCGCGCAGGCCCTTGACCCGGTCGTCGACCTCGCCCAGCGCCGAGAGGATCAGCACCGGCGTTGCATCGCCAGCCTTTCTCAATGCGGCGATGACCGACAGCCCGTCAAGCTTCGGGATCATGCGATCGACGATGAGCACCTCATAGCCGCCCTCGCGGGCCAGCGCCAAGCCTTCCTCGCCGTCGACGGCAAGGTCGGCCATATGGCCGCTCTCCTTCAACGCGCGCAGCAGATAGCCGGCGGTCTCGCGGTCATCCTCGATCAGCAAGATCTTCATGCCCCCTATTTAGAGCGGTTCATGGGTATAGGGAACCATTTGACCGGACGGAAATGGCCCTGGTGCCAAAAAAACGGCGGCGGCAGGCCGAAGACGCACCTGCCGCCGCCTGGGCCGGAACCGCCGCAATCAGAGGGGGGGCACTGCGGCGGTGATTGTTCAGCCCTTGTTCAGACTGAGGGCAACGAAGCGCTGGCGCTCGCCCGACTGGACCCGGAGCAGAACCGCCTTGCGCTGTTTGCCTGTAACCTCCTCGATCCCGGCGGTCACATCCGACGGCTCGCTCACCGGCCTGCCGGAGACCTCCAGGATCACGTCGCCGACCTGCAGGCCCTTGGCGGCGGCTTCGCTGCCGTCCTCGACTCCGACAACGACGACGCCCTTCTCGGCGGCGCCGGGCACCTGGTCGGCCGCGGCAAGCTCGAGCCCGAGGTCGCCCAGCTTCGTTCCGTCGGGGCGATCCGGTTCGGTCATGGCTTGCACCGAGCTCGGCTGTTTGCCGAGCATCACCTCGATGACGCGCTCCTGGCCATCGCGCAGCACCTTCAGCCGGGTGACGGTGTCCGGCTTCAAATTGCCGATCTTGCGGGCCAAATCCTTGGCATCGCTCACCGTCTTGCCATTGACCTGGAGGATCGTGTCGTTCTCCTTCAGGCCTGCCTTCTTGGCCGGCGTATCGCCCTGCACTTCGGCGACGATGGCGCCTTCCGCCTTGTCGAGGCCGAGGCTCTCGGCAATGTCCGGCGTCACCGATTGGATCTGGACCCCGAGCCAGCCGCGCGTCACCGAGCCGTTCTCCTTCAACTGGTCGATCACGTCCCTGACGACATTGGCGGGAATGGCAAAGCCGATGCCCACGCTGCCGCCCGAGGGCGAGAAGATGGCGGTGTTGACGCCGACCACCTCGCCGACGAGATTGAAGGCGGGACCGCCGGAGTTGCCCTTGTTGATCGAGGCATCGATCTGAATGAAATCGTCGTAAGGGCCGGAGCCGATATCGCGGCCACGGGCCGAGACGATGCCGGCGGTCACCGACCCGCCGAGGCCGAACGGATTACCCACCGCGACGACCCAATCGCCGATCTCAATGTCCGTTTCGGCGAACGCGACGTAAGGAAATTCGCGACCGGTCTTGATCTTGAGCAGAGCCAAGTCCGTCTTCTCGTCGGTGCCGATGATCTCCGCGTCATAGGTGGCGCCGTCGTCCATGGTCAGTTCGACCGTGTCGGCCTTGTCGACGACATGGTTGTTGGTCACCACATAGCCGTCCTCTGAAATGATGAAGCCGGAACCCTGCGCCATGCCGAACGGGCGCGGACGGCGCGGCCCGCGGAAGCCGTCGGGAACGCCCGGCTCGCCGAAGAAGCGCTTGAAAAATTCGTTGAAGGGGTGGTCCTCGGGCAGATTGTTGAAGGGCAGAACGTTGGGGTCGTTGGGGGCGTTGTCGCCGTCGCGGCTGGCGATCTTCGGCCTATCGATCTTGACCTTCACGCTGACCACCGCCGGGCGCACCTTCTTGACGATGCCGGCAAACGACATCGGCGCGGCGCGCGCGGGGGCTTCGATCTGAGCGCCCAGCGGCTGCGCGGCCGGCTCGATCTGCTGCGCGCTGAGGCTGCCGTCGTGATAGAGAATCGGCAAGGCCAGCAACGACGCGCCGAGCGCCGTAGCGACGAGGAGCGTGCTCCTGCGGCGACGCGGCCTTGCCGGCCCATCGGAGTGAGGAATGTCTTTGTCGGCCATTCTTGGTGTCCTTCTTGAATTTGCGGATCCGGCATGCGCCGGCACCCGATTGAATCGCGGGAGACTATGGTCGCCGCCACCTTACGAAAGGCTGTCGGCGAGATTAAATTTTCGTAAGATTCGGAGGAAATGGGCGCTTCGTCCCGCTCACTCCTTGAGCCACGTGACGATGACCGAGCTTTGTTCCAGGGTGCGGTGCACGGGACATTTGTCGGCAATCTCAACGAGCCGCGCGCGCTCTTCCGGGTTCAGATTCCCGGTCAGGACGATGCGCCGCTCGAACCGGTCGACGCGACCTTCCCGGCCTTCGCATTCGGCGCAGTCCTTCGCGTGCACCTTGGCATGGGCCACTTCGACCTCGACATGCTCGAGCGGCAGCTTCTTGCGCTCCGCGTAGAGGCGCAGCGTCATCGACGTGCAGGCGCCGAGCGCGATCGCGAGATAGTCATAGGGCGAGGGACCGCTGTCGCGCCCGCCGACGTCCTCCGGTTCGTCGGCATAGAGCCGGTGGCGGCCAGAGGCGACCTCTTGCTGGAACTTGCCCTCGCCGGTTTCTTCGACGGTGACGAGACCCGGCTGCGGCGCCACTTTTCCCTCCCCTGGCGCGTCCCCCTCTCCGGCCGCAGCGACGAACCGCGCCGCCCACGCGGCGATGATGTCGGCGGCGTATTCGGCGTCGGCGCGCCGTGACAGCAGGTGATCGGCAGTGTCGAGGGAAACGAAGCTCTTCGGGTGTTTGGCGGCGGTGAAGATGCGAGTGGCGTTGTCGATGCCGACGGTCTCGTCGCGCGGCGCGTGCATCACCAGCAGCGCGCGTCTGAGGCCGGCGATCTTCTCCGCCAGCGTGCGCCCACGCAAGTCGTCTAGAAACTGCTTGCGGATGGTGAATTTCCGCCCGGCAAGGCTGACCTCGGCAGCACCCGTGCGCTCGATGTCGTCGAGCCGAGCCCTGAAATTGTCGATGACATGCTCCGCGTCGGCCGGCGCACCGATGGTGACGACCGCCTTGGCCTCGGCGATTTCGCCCGCCGCGGCGAGCACGGCCGCTCCGCCGAGGCTATGGCCGATAAGCAGCGTCGGCGGCTTGAAATTCTCGCGCAGAAAGCCTGCGGCCAGAACCAGGTCGGCGACATTGGAGGAGAAATTGGTGTTGGCGAATTCGCCCTCGCTGGCGCCGAGACCGGTGAAGTCGAAGCGCAGGACGGCGATGCCGTGCCGGGTCAGGCCGGCGGCGATGCGGGAGGCCGCGAAAATGTCCTTGGAGCAGGCGAAGCAGTGGGCGAACAGCGCATAGGCGCCGACGGGTCCCAGCGGCATGTCGAGGCGGGCGGCGAGCGCCGCGTCCTGGCTGCCGGTGAAAGTGATCCTGCGCGGGGGACGCGCCATTCTCGCCGTCTCCTTGGCCGAGGATCGGTCGATGGATGGACCAGGTTAACTGTCCGAAATCAGCGACTTAAGCCGTTTTCTTTCGCCTTCGCTCAGACGGTCAACGGACTCCGAACCGACCTTGAGGGCGCGGCGGCGGAAGACGCCCCAAAGGGTACCGGCACCGACGATCAGAACCGCGAACGGCGCCAGCCAAAGGATGAGATTATGGTCCGTGAAGCTCGGCTTCAGCAGCACGAATTCGCCATAGCGGTCGACCAGGAATTTGATGACCTCCCCGTCGCTGTCGCCTGCGGTGAGGCGCTCGCGCACCAGAATGCGCAGGTCGCGCGCCAGCGGTGCGTTGGAATCGTCGATCGTCTGGTTCTGGCAGACCATGCAGCGCAATTGCGCGGAGAGGTCTCGCGCGCGCTGTTCGAGCTTCGGGTCGGCGAGAACCTCGTCGGGCTCGACCGCCGCCGCCGGAACGGCGAAGAGGGTCAGCAGAATGGCGAGAACGGCCCAGATGCGCATGCCGGTCACTCCGCCGGCTGCGGGCGCGGCGCGGGCGTGCGGGCGCGGCGCGGCGCGCCGACGCGCAGCCGCCGGTCGGTCAAGGACAGCGCCCCGCCCAGCATCATCGCCACCGACCCGAACCAGATCAGGGTGACCAGCGGATTGTCGTAGATCCTGACGGTGAAGGCGCCGTCGGGGGCGGGATCGCCGAGCACCACGTAAAGATCGCCGGTGATGAAGGAGCGGATGCCGGCCTCCGTCGTCTGCTGCGGCGGGTTGGTGAAGTTGCGCTTCATGGATTCGAGTTCGGCGACGACCCGGTCGCCGCTGCGCGCGGTGAAGCCGCCGACCATCGCCGTATAGTTCGGCCCCTGCCGGGGCGAGACGCCCTCGAAGGTGACCGTGCGGCCGGCGATCTCGACGCTCTCGCCCGGCTTCAGCACGGTGATGAGCTCGCTGCGCCAGGCCGAGGTGGAGACGATCCCGAGCACGACGACGCCAAGTCCGAAATGCGCGATCATGGTGCCGAAGGCGGAGCGCGGCAGGGTGCCCATGCGGCGCCGGACCTCGTCGACGGGCGCGCGCAGGAGCTTGACCCGCCAAGCAACCTCGAACAGAGCCCCGGCCATCAGCCAGACGGCGAGGCCGACGCCGAGCGACGCCAGCACCGGCCCGCCCCAGCGCCACCACCCGACGATCGCCGCCACCGCCAGGGCCAGCGCCGCGACGCCCATCAGACGCTGCGCCACGCCGAGGAAATCGCCCCGCTTCCACGCCATCATCGGCCCGAACGGCAGCAGAAGCAGCAGCGGTAGCATCAGTGGGACGAATGTCAGGTTGAAGTAAGGGGCGCCGACCGAAATCTTCTCGCCGGTCACGGCCTCCAGCGCCAGCGGATAAAGCGTTCCCACGAACACCGTCGCGGTCGCCGTTGTCAGGAATAGATTGTTGACGACCAGCGCGCCCTCGCGGCTCACCGGCGCGAACAGGCCGCCCTGCTTGAGCAACGGCGCGCGCCAGGCGAAAAGACCGAGCGCGCCGCCGACGAAGACCACCATCAGCGCCAGAATGAACACACCGCGCGCCGGATCGGTGGCAAAGGCGTGCACCGATGTCAGCACGCCGGAGCGAACCAGGAATGTGCCGAGCAGCGACAGCGAGAAGGTGAGAATGGCGAGCAGAATGGTCCACACCTTGAGCGCCTCGCGCTTCTCCATGACGACGGCCGTGTGGAGCAGCGCCGTTCCGGCAAGCCAAGGCATGAAGGAGGCGTTCTCGACCGGATCCCAGAACCACCAGCCGCCCCAGCCGAGCTCGTAATAGGCCCACCAGGAACCCATGGCGATGCCGACGGTCAGGAAGCACCAGGCGAGCAGCGTCCACGGCCTGACCCAACGCGCCCAGGCGGCGTCGACCCGGCCCTCGATCAGGGCCGCGATGGCAAAGGAGAAGGCGATCGAGAAGCCGACATAGCCGGCATAGAGCAGCGGCGGGTGGATGGCGAGCGCCGGGTCCTGCAGGATCGGATTGAGGCCGTTGCCGTCGGCCGGCGCCGGATGGACGCGGGCGAAAGGATTCGAGGTCGCGACGATGAACAGCAGGAACGCGGCGGAAATCCAGGCCTGCACGCCGAGCACGTCCGCCCTGAGGCGCTCGGGCAGATTGCCGCCGAACAGCGCCACCAGGGATCCGAACAAGGCGAGGATCAGCACCCACAGCACCATGGAGCCCTCGTGATTGCCCCATGCACCGCTGATTTTGTAGATCAATGGCTTGTCGGAATGCGAGTTATGCCAGACGTTTAGGACGGAAAAATCGGACTGCACATAAAGCGCAATCAGGGCCCCGAACGCCAACGCGATGAAGACCAACTGGCCGAGCGCGAGGCTCGGCGCCAGCCCCATGAGCCGCGCATCGCCGCGCCGCGCGCCCCAGATCGGCGCGACACTTTGCACAAGCGCCAAGCCCAGCGCCAGGAACAGCGCAAAATGTCCAATCTCCGCAATCATCTTGCCGTCTCCGCTCCCACTCCAGTGGCGGTCAGTTGGTGCCTTGCTTGCCGGTGCTTTGCGCGCCGCCGTCCTGCGCCGTCACCCCGCGCTGCTTGGCGTAATCGTCCTCCCAGTGGCCTTGCTTTTTCAGCGCGTCGGCAACCTCGCGGGGCATGTAGTTTTCATCGTGCTTGGCGAGCACCGAGTCGGCCTCGAACTGGCCCTGGCCATCGAGCCGGCCCTCGACGACGACGCCCTGACCCTCTCGGAACAGGTCGGGTAGCACGCCGGTATAGACGACGGTCACGGTGTTGCCGGTGTCGGTGACGCGAAAGCGCACCGTCTTGCCCGAACCGCGGTCGACGCTGCCGTCCTCGACCAGACCGCCGAGGCGGATGCGGGTGCCGGACGCGATGTCCATCTCGGCAATCTCGCTCGGGCTGTAAAAAAAGACGATCGTATCCCTGAGCGCCGTCAATACCAGAGCCGCGGCCAGCACCAAGACGCCGAGCCCGGCGCCGATCACGGCCAATCGTTTTTGTTTCCGGGTCATCCAAGTCTCTCGATCGGTTCCATACTCATTGTGCTCACCGATACCGATCCGGCCCGCTCACCGCCTTGATACGTATCAAGTCGGACCGCCACCCGGCGGCGCTGCGTCATTCAGCCCCAGGGTCCCGGCCGCCGCCTCGATTGCCTCAAGGGCCGCGCGATCGTTGGCGAAGCGCTCGCGCGCCCGGGCCAGCGTTTCCTGCGCCTCGGCCATGCGCGCAAGCACTGTATAGGAGCGCATCAGCATCACCCAGTCATTAGGATCGCTGCCGTCGGTCTTCAATCGTTCGGCGAGGCGCGCGACCATCTGCTCGATCATCTCGCTCTGTTCGGCCGGGAGATTCGCCGCCGGTGCCTCTTCGCCGAGGCCGACGTCAATGGCCGCCAG
The sequence above is a segment of the Hyphomicrobiales bacterium genome. Coding sequences within it:
- a CDS encoding bifunctional [glutamine synthetase] adenylyltransferase/[glutamine synthetase]-adenylyl-L-tyrosine phosphorylase; the protein is MEATRGDGALAGRIAEYPQVRDREAVGRGWRDLNASAENEAELAAALKKLFTEGSSARALVDAIFSYCPFLTDLAVRDPRRLLRCFTTDPEAHLAALCADVETRLAKSAIMGEAMADLRRFRQELALLVGLSDIGGVWNIDRATLNLSRGAETAVSAATDFLLRAAAARGELTLPDPQRPSKGSGYMVLAMGKLGAGELNYSSDIDLIVFYDGDAAPLKPGLEAARFFVRLTRDLVKLLQERTEDGYVFRVDLRLRPDPGATSIAVSLAAALQYYESMGQNWERAALIKARPVAGDVTAGEALLSELAPFIWRKYFDFAAIADVHAMKRQIHAFKGHGTIAVAGHNIKLGRGGIREIEFFVQTQQLIAGGRQPDLRGGRTLDMLKRLADFDWITEDARDELSQAYRFLRRLEHRLQMRRDEQTHLLPKDPDGLDEVALLCGFAGREAFSAELTRQLSCVERHYAALFEDAPALAGEVGSLVFTGGEDDPDTLQTLARMGFAAPQDVAGAVRSWHFGRYPAVRSEKARERLTELVPGLLKALSETANPQAAFFAFDAFLKGLPAGVQVFSMLRANRELLSLLATIMGSAPRLAAILSHRAHVLDAVLDPDFFGGLPGRETLEEHLDLALGEARGYEDLLDRARRFGQEQAFLIGVRVLSGMVTAGQAGDAYATLAELIVRRLHAAAQGELSAAHGQIAGGASVVLALGKLGGREMTAASDIDLIIVYDFLPGTTQSDGARPVAPFTYYTRLTQRLISALSAPTGEGTLYEVDMRLRPSGHSGPLAASLASFTSYHEESAWTWEHMALTRARVISGDRDLAGKVEAVIGGALRKKRDDETLKQEVVEMRRRIDEEKGSAEPWNLKTTPGGLVDVEFIAQYLQLASAADHPEVLDQNTAEALRKLAAANLLAPGDADILGEACGLYHNLTQVVQLALEGELDLATAPRGLQALLVRTAGVPDIAVLDAQLKDTEARVREVVVGLLGAAPWRERG
- a CDS encoding ATP-binding protein, whose translation is MSTLAKLIRTSAFRLVALFLFVFALSATLVIGYIYYNTNVLLARQVTDTIDAEAKGLAEQYQSGGIPRLIAVVEQRSAAPGYSIYLVSDGRGRPLAGNLYGAPEGIELNPGWHEFVFERFDSGVASQRLALARTFQLADGFHLVVGRDIEERRRFEGVITSALLWGLGLMLVLGIGGGLLASRRMLARLDAMAATSQRIMAGDLAKRIPESGSGDELDRLARSLNEMLDRIEALMRGLKEVSDNIAHDLKTPLTRLRTRAETALREESSPEAFRVALERTIEESDQLIRTFNALLSIARAEAGTAPTAFVALDAAAVIRDVSELFEPTAEEKGAVIHVEAEAPAPFLGDRDLVSQAIANLVENALNYGLPKKAKGKPVGDIWLKAEKRDGQVVITVLDQGPGIPEGDRGRVLERFVRLETSRSRPGSGLGLSLAAAVARLHKGTLELDDNAPGLAVTMALPSGEVG
- a CDS encoding response regulator transcription factor, giving the protein MKILLIEDDRETAGYLLRALKESGHMADLAVDGEEGLALAREGGYEVLIVDRMIPKLDGLSVIAALRKAGDATPVLILSALGEVDDRVKGLRAGGDDYLTKPYAFSELLARIEVLARRRAPEAAETVLRVGDLELDRLSHSVKRAGEAVPLQPREFRLLEYLMRHKGQVVTRTMLLENVWDYHFDPQTNVIDVHISRLRAKIDRKFDKPLLHTVRGAGYTVSVDPR
- a CDS encoding Do family serine endopeptidase yields the protein MADKDIPHSDGPARPRRRRSTLLVATALGASLLALPILYHDGSLSAQQIEPAAQPLGAQIEAPARAAPMSFAGIVKKVRPAVVSVKVKIDRPKIASRDGDNAPNDPNVLPFNNLPEDHPFNEFFKRFFGEPGVPDGFRGPRRPRPFGMAQGSGFIISEDGYVVTNNHVVDKADTVELTMDDGATYDAEIIGTDEKTDLALLKIKTGREFPYVAFAETDIEIGDWVVAVGNPFGLGGSVTAGIVSARGRDIGSGPYDDFIQIDASINKGNSGGPAFNLVGEVVGVNTAIFSPSGGSVGIGFAIPANVVRDVIDQLKENGSVTRGWLGVQIQSVTPDIAESLGLDKAEGAIVAEVQGDTPAKKAGLKENDTILQVNGKTVSDAKDLARKIGNLKPDTVTRLKVLRDGQERVIEVMLGKQPSSVQAMTEPDRPDGTKLGDLGLELAAADQVPGAAEKGVVVVGVEDGSEAAAKGLQVGDVILEVSGRPVSEPSDVTAGIEEVTGKQRKAVLLRVQSGERQRFVALSLNKG
- a CDS encoding bifunctional alpha/beta hydrolase/OsmC family protein, giving the protein MARPPRRITFTGSQDAALAARLDMPLGPVGAYALFAHCFACSKDIFAASRIAAGLTRHGIAVLRFDFTGLGASEGEFANTNFSSNVADLVLAAGFLRENFKPPTLLIGHSLGGAAVLAAAGEIAEAKAVVTIGAPADAEHVIDNFRARLDDIERTGAAEVSLAGRKFTIRKQFLDDLRGRTLAEKIAGLRRALLVMHAPRDETVGIDNATRIFTAAKHPKSFVSLDTADHLLSRRADAEYAADIIAAWAARFVAAAGEGDAPGEGKVAPQPGLVTVEETGEGKFQQEVASGRHRLYADEPEDVGGRDSGPSPYDYLAIALGACTSMTLRLYAERKKLPLEHVEVEVAHAKVHAKDCAECEGREGRVDRFERRIVLTGNLNPEERARLVEIADKCPVHRTLEQSSVIVTWLKE
- a CDS encoding cytochrome c-type biogenesis protein CcmH — its product is MRIWAVLAILLTLFAVPAAAVEPDEVLADPKLEQRARDLSAQLRCMVCQNQTIDDSNAPLARDLRILVRERLTAGDSDGEVIKFLVDRYGEFVLLKPSFTDHNLILWLAPFAVLIVGAGTLWGVFRRRALKVGSESVDRLSEGERKRLKSLISDS
- a CDS encoding heme lyase CcmF/NrfE family subunit, with translation MIAEIGHFALFLALGLALVQSVAPIWGARRGDARLMGLAPSLALGQLVFIALAFGALIALYVQSDFSVLNVWHNSHSDKPLIYKISGAWGNHEGSMVLWVLILALFGSLVALFGGNLPERLRADVLGVQAWISAAFLLFIVATSNPFARVHPAPADGNGLNPILQDPALAIHPPLLYAGYVGFSIAFSFAIAALIEGRVDAAWARWVRPWTLLAWCFLTVGIAMGSWWAYYELGWGGWWFWDPVENASFMPWLAGTALLHTAVVMEKREALKVWTILLAILTFSLSLLGTFLVRSGVLTSVHAFATDPARGVFILALMVVFVGGALGLFAWRAPLLKQGGLFAPVSREGALVVNNLFLTTATATVFVGTLYPLALEAVTGEKISVGAPYFNLTFVPLMLPLLLLLPFGPMMAWKRGDFLGVAQRLMGVAALALAVAAIVGWWRWGGPVLASLGVGLAVWLMAGALFEVAWRVKLLRAPVDEVRRRMGTLPRSAFGTMIAHFGLGVVVLGIVSTSAWRSELITVLKPGESVEIAGRTVTFEGVSPRQGPNYTAMVGGFTARSGDRVVAELESMKRNFTNPPQQTTEAGIRSFITGDLYVVLGDPAPDGAFTVRIYDNPLVTLIWFGSVAMMLGGALSLTDRRLRVGAPRRARTPAPRPQPAE